Part of the Deltaproteobacteria bacterium genome is shown below.
GGTCATCGAATACGAGCGAATTCATACGTGCTAACGCGTGATCAGACTCTTCAACGGGCTCTAAAACCGCCCCACTCCAGAGCGCGTTATCAAGCATGATGAAGCCGCCCGGCCGCGTTATTTCTACAAGGTGATTGTAGTAACTCATGTAGTTCACTTTATCTGCATCAATAAAGCTGAGATCGATAGGGCCTTTAATTTGTGGCAATGACTCAAGTGCGGTTCCCTGCATTAAAGTGATTTTGTCACCCCATGGGCATCGCTGAAAATACCGGCGCGCCATGTCTGCATGCTTTGGGTCATACTCAAGAGTAATCAATTCGCCGTCTTCAGGGAGTACCTCTGCCATCTTCATGGAGCTGTAACCCGTAAACGTACCTACTTCGACGATTCGTTTTGCACCGCTGCTGCGAATCATCATTTGTAGAAAGCTGCCCACCAAGTGGCCCGCAATCATCTGAGGGCATTCCATATTCGCGTAGGTCTCGTCGCGAAGCTCTTTAAAGAGAGCATGCTCCGGGGTTGAGTGAGCCAACGCGTATTCTTCAATCTTTTCGTCTACTAATCTTGGCACGTAAAACCCCCTTGAATGTGAGCGCCCTTATTGATCAGCTCAACCCGAAAGTTCAAGTAGGAAAAACAATAAATCACCAATTGTATAGCTGAGCTAAATTCTCGTATTTGTATTTACTTCCCTATTAAGTCCCCGCTTCCCAAAACGAATCATTTCATTCTAAACGATTAGTCCGTCCGCCGTCAGATTTCCGACGAGAGAAGCTCTTACCTGCGGGGAAATCAATGATTCGCACGACAGATACGAAAACACAGTAATGTTAGAGCCTTAGAAGTATTCTGGAGGTTTTCGAAGAAACAATCGTTCACGCATTATGCCCATCTTTCTCCGAAATCTATCAGCTCCTATCTTCATCGTACCGACACCGTGTGACATGCGCCTACTTTATAAATCTCAAAATAGGTCGCAAACCTTGGTCATCCCGACACCGCGCCTCTAAGACGACGAAGTCCTGACGATCCATTTACCCTAACGACCGCAACACGTGATCCAGATCACACTCAGCGTCCCATTTTGACCTAAAACGGTTCAAAGCCTTATGGCATCAGGCTTGCAGTAGTTCATACGAAGACAAGAAACCACGACGCACCAGGGGAGAGAGTGATGTCAGCAAGAGTGAACAAATCGGAGTCCGGCCTTACGCCATGGAACTATTCAGCGGGTGAGTTGGCAAGTCATGATGATTGCCGCGGAGCTGCCCCCACCGGAACCGTGACCCTGGTTTTTACTGACATCGAAGGATCCTCCGCTCTATGGGAACGGTACGGCGAAGACTTCGCACCGGTTCTCAATATGCATCAAGAAATATTTCGTCGCGGCATCGCGAAATTTAGTGGCTATGAAGTGAAGACTGAGGGGGACGCCTTTATGGTTGCGTTCTCTCAACCCGCCAAAGCTGCGGAGTTTTGCATGGATATTCAAAACAAACTCGACCGCGCGCCCTGGCCCCATCGCCTCATCGGCGACACCGTCTATCAGGACCTTTCCCACTGCAGCTCTCCCATCCGTGGCCTTCGCGTTCGAATGGGAATTCACACCGGCCCCGTAAGCAGCCACCGAGATCCTACAACGGGACGAATGGATTATTTCGGACCATCGGTGAATCGAGCGGCTCGGGTTTCAGATGCGGCGCACGGAGGTCAAATTTTACTCTCACGAGCAACGTGGGGTCTGGTCAAACACGAACTGACCGGTATTGAATACCAGAGCTTCGGTGAATTCCAGCTCAAAGGCATGCGTGAACGCGAGGAATTGATTCAACTCAACCTCCAAACTCATGCACCGCGCGCCTTCCCAGGGGCACGCACAACCCAAAGTAAACAAACCAATCTAGCGACACGACTTAATGACTTTGTAGGCCGCGGCCAGGAGCAAGAGACCGTCATCGACTCCCTCCAGAACACGGATGGGTTCGTAACTCTTCTCGGAGCTGGAGGTATTGGAAAGACGAGGCTCTCGCAGGAAATCGGTCGTCAAACACTTGGTCTTTGGACCGGTGGAGTCTGGTTTGTAGACCTCTCAAAGGCTCAGAGTTCAGAAGAGATGTATCAGCAACTTGGCGAGACTTTTGGAGCAAGACCAGGCAGCGACAAGAGTGACCATACGATTTGCAAACTCCTCAAAGCCAAGGGTGATTGCTTGGTCATTTTGGATAACGTGGAGCAACTCGTAGAGACTTTAGCCACGGCGCTCAAAAACTGGATGCACCAAACCCCCAACACTCGTTTTCTTATAACCAGCCGGGAGCGTCTGAAGATCGAAGGCGAAAATGTATTCTTCCTCAAGCCACTTACCAAAGAAGATGCCATTGAGCTCTTTGAACGCCGGGCAAAAAAATGTCGACCTGACTTTAAGATAACGCCAGCGAATCGTGCCGACGTTGAAGAAATCGTGGAAAAGCTCGACCGTGTATCCTTGGCAATTGAACTTGCAGCAGCAAGAATCCGCGTTCTTTCACCGGCTCGAATCGCCTCACGGCTCAATGAACGATTTGAGTTTTTGCAAAACCCTCAGCAAGAAACCCCCGAACGCCAAGCAACACTTGGCGGTGTCATTGACTGGTCTTGGAAGCTCTTGGAGCCCTGGGAAAAAATGGCCTTGGCCCAGTGCAGCGTATTCACGGGCAGTTTTACCTTAGATGCTGCCGAAGCCGTTGTAGACGTTGAGGCGTGGGGCAAAGCTCCTTGGTTCCTAGATATCTTTCAAGCTTTACAAGATAAATGTCTCATCTTTATGGAGAAATCTCCAAATGGTGAAAACCGGTTCTTCATGTTTGAATCCGTAAGACTTTTTGTCATGAATAAACTATCTGAGCCAAATTCAATTCAAGACGAAGAGGGTATTTCTCAAACCGATGAGCAAACCTTCAACAGTGTCGCCGAGCGATTTGTAAATCATTACGCACAGTTTGGGAGCCGGCAATCTCTTGACCAGCTCAGCCAACCAGAGGCTGAGTTGAAACTCCAAAGGCTAGCCGAAGAGATAGGGAATCTCATGACAGCGATGAATCGCGCTTTGGTTTGCGGCAACAATAAAATGGCATGCCAAGCCTTCTTTGCCGCGGTGACGGTATTAAAAACAAAGGGTCAGGCCGAACAAATCATCGAGCTCGCACAACTGATTTTAAGGCAGTCTAACTTAAACCCTATCAATCGCTTACGGGTTCAGATTATTCGAGCTGGCGCCCTTCGCATTACAGGACAAATTCACCGCGCTAACATTGCCACCAATTGGACCCTTGGCTCGGCCGAGAAGTGCAACGACAAACGGTGGCACGCTGAGGCACTGCTGGAAGCAGCTCAACTTCGTATTGAAGAGGGGCGACTCCAATGTGCCGAGGATTGCTTAGAGCTTGCCGAAAAAACTTTCGTCAAACTTAACCTGCCTCTTCGCACCGCCCGGTCGCTAACACTTTTAGGGAAAGCACTCATTCAACGCGGAGAGTACGAACTCGCATCCGTAACGCTTGAGCGTTCACTCCATGTGAGCCGCGAGCACGCAGACCGGTTATCTGAAGCTTCAACGCTTTTGCAACTTGGGATCCTTCATTTACGCCAAGGGCGTTACGTTCAAACAAGGCCACTCCTAGACGAGGCGCAGGACATTTTTGAACTGGCAGGTCATCTACCGGGCAAGATGACCTGCCTATTTTCACGCGGAGAACTTTATTATGAAGAGCGCCGGATCGATTTGGCCCTAGCCGCACTTGAAGAAGCATTAGAAATTTCAAAGACACTTCAGTCACCTCAGTGGGAGGCCAGCATCTTGGGCTTAATGGGCGCAACATCGCTTTTGCTCAAAGACCTCTCCAGTGCGCGCGCCAAAATTGAACGCGCAACGACCATTCTCGAGGATCTAAATACACCTCACCGGTTCACTTTCGTTTTAGCCTACCGGGGCGAGCTGGACCGGCTAACCGGCGAGTGCTCAAAGGCATGGGACAGCCTTGACCAAGCTGCCATTCAAAGCGGGGTACTGGGAACCATTCCAGCTACGTCGGTCTCACAAGCGGTTCATCGTCTGCATGGTGCACTTTCCGGACAAGGTGACAACGACCCAACCGTTGAGGTTTCCGCAATTTTCTAAACCAACGCCTCCATTTGAATTCATACAAGGGTACTTGCCGGATGTTTACGGCGTTGATAGGCAAAGTCGCCTACCATCGCTGCTTAATATCGGGGAGCCTCCATTTATGACACGCATGCTTACGCAGACCATCCTTCTATGTTTTGTATTGAGTTTTTCGGCTTGTTCGTCGGGACCTTCGCTTCCTGAATACACACCAGATGACTTGGGCCCAAATCAAGTGGGCTACCTAACGTTCGAAGCGGTCGATGCCAGTCGTAATGACAGAAGCCTTGTGATCGATGTTTGGTATCCAGCCGACCCTGCTTCCACGACTGGCGCATCCGCCGCCACTTATCCTCTTTCTGCAATTTTTGGCATGGAGTCGGATGTGGCCCTTGACCAAGTAGCAGTGCGGCAGGACTCTCTTGCACTTCTGATATTCTCGCATGGTTATGGGGGCATCAATCGGCAGTCGATTGCTTTAATGGAAGCCTTGGCAAGTCACGGCTTTATTGTTGCAGCGCCCGAGCACACAGGAAATGCACAAAACTCGTTCACCGATACATTCGATGCAGCGGCAAGCAACCGGGTACCTGACTTAAGTTTTGTGATCGACACCATGCTTAACCGCAGCGCAGACGCCGATGACATTTTCTACAATCGAATCGATCCCGAATTGCTTGGCGCTCTAGGCCACTCTTTTGGTGGCATGACCGTAATCGGCTCTGCTACTGGCTGGGCTGGCGCTGAAGCCGACCCCCGTGTGAAGGCTATCGTACCGATGTCAGCTGTAATCGATAGAGAGATCCAAGAGGATGAGCGCGAAAGCGAAAATGGCGGGTTCTCGGCTGAGCAACTCGGCAATATCACCATACCCACCATGCTTGTCGGAGGCACAGAGGATATCTCGGTGCCTATAGAAAATAACGACATTGCCTTTTCACAAATCACGCAAGCCCCCGCTCTCTATAAAGTTGCTATTAGCGGAGCAAACCACACACATTTTACCAATGTATGCGACATTGGTGATTTCTTGATTGATACGGGCTTCGCCAAGGAGAACTGGGAAAACATGGGCGCCGGAGACTTAATCGACCCCTACAATGCTACTTGCACCGAAGAGGTATTTCCCATGGCGGAGTTCAATCGTTTACTGAACATTTTTGTTGTTTCATTTTTTAAATTGGAGCTTATGGGTGACGAAGCCTTCCAATCGTATCTCGGGGCCGAGTTTGCGTCTGGCGAGCCTGCGGTTGAGCTGAATATGAAGTAGCCGACAATCCTGTTTGTATTGTCAACGCTTTCAGCAGTCTCTTTATCCGCGAAAGCCTTGTATCAAGCATGAGATGTGCTTTGTTAATATTATTAGAGTTTAAACACAGTCCGAATCCAGCCCCGAGACAGAGACCCCCAACGTCTGGGGTCTCTACGCTATGAATGGGAACGTGGCGGAGTGGGTTTGGGATTGGTACAACTCGTTTCTCATAAACAACAACGGTGATGTCGTCAACGGCTGCAACCAAATAGCTCGATCGTCCAAGATTGAAGGGCCCCTACGAGGAGATGACCGAGTCAAAAGAGGCGGCGATGAAAACTCTTTCGTTCGCGATGCCCGCTCGGCCAGCCGCTCTCCCCACTCTCCGGATGGAAAATACAATGCGTTGGGCTTTCGAGTGGTTCGCACTCTTCCTTAAGCCACGAAATCCAATGGTGCTATTGCGCGCCGGACACCAAACGTAACCCTGAGGCCGTCAAACTGCGGCACAAATCCATTCCGCCATCTAGAGCGCTGCGACGTGAAATAAACGTGTGGGTAGCAACCTGTTCATCTGTATTGGCCTGGCAGGACCAAATCGCTGCATCAAGGTCTGCACCCGATCCGGCATCCGTCCAAATCATACTGCGCTCACCTGCAACCAAGTAATCGTCGTGAATGCATCGCGTAGCATTCGTATTGGGTATTTGTGTGTATCCCGTGAAAGCATAAACTCCTAAACAGGTATAACCTGCCGGCGCGATGCCGTGCCACAAAGAGATTCCCTTACCTGAATCCTCACTATCACTCCCGCTGCCCTCATCACTCCATAAGAGTTCGTAACCGATAGGCTCTACCAATGCTAAGGCGCTCTCTTTGATCACCGGAACGCTAAAAGAAGGCGCGTCACGGCTTCCAGACACCGCTACATCGCCCAAGGCATGGTAACCATCGGGCACAACTGGGCGCCAAAGGCTTAAGTCCTCGTTCGCCCCGCTTCCGGTATCATCGTAGAGACGGGTGTAATCCTGAATCAACTGATAGTCTATCAGTTCATTTTGAGACTGCGGCAAGACGTAACCTTGAAAGGCATCTAGTACTGGGCGACCCACCCACGCATCCGGGGTGTCTAAGCCCAACAAAGCTGCGGCCGTGGCTGGGATATCAAAAATGCGCGGCGTCCTGGTGATGAGCCCTGGCTTGACCCCGGGGCCCATGACGATAAACGGGATACAGCGCTCATCGTAAGTGTCTCCACCGTGACCTAAAAACATACCGCCATGATCTGCGGAAATGAGAACCGCGGTTTTATCCTGAATTCCAGCATCCTCAATGGCCGTAAGAATCTCCGAAACCAATGCATCTGCGTCTTCTACTGCCTCGACGTAAGGACAGCCCCCAGGAATCAAGCAATCGTCGTTGTTCTTCACCCACCCGGTAGCATGGCCGGCATGGTCAACGTGGTCTAAATGGATAAAGGTCAAGGTGGGCTTCGTGTTTTTTATGAAGTCGATAGCCGCCGCAGCAGTTTCATTTTCATCGCCGGGATCTTCTTTGATATCGGCAACATTGTCTTCAACGAGCCGCCCAAAGTCGCCCCAGTCATGAAACACACCAATCGTTGAGTCCGGGCGTTGATCTCTAAGAATTTTTACAATGGTATCCTCTGGAGCTGACTCGCCCACCGACCAACCATTCGAATAGACGCCATGACCATCGGTGCCTTGCCCATTAACCATGCTCATCCAATTGGTACTGCTTGAGGTCGGTAAGACATTTTGCATCGTTAACGAATAGGCAGCCTCCAGCATCAATTTATCCAAAGTGGGTGTTGTTGGCCCTTCAAAGAAGAGTCCGCCCATACCATCGATGCCGATGATCACCACGTGTTCAACAACCGGTAACTCAAAGGCTGTGGGAGTGTCTACCGTCTGATCGACGCCAGCATCGTCAGCGCTCTTGCAAGCGGCCAAAAGAGCCATAGCTAAGCACAACACAATAGACATAACTTGATTCATTCAATATCTCCCCAGCTCGTAAATTTATCTATTCAACATCTAATTTGAGAGAGCACCCATCGATTGGGTTGCCTTCAAAATGGGAATACACAACATGAGCCGCATACTGAACCGCGGCGTGGTCCCTGAGGTCATCGTTCGTAACAGATCCTCAGTGGATAAACATCACAAAGCAGTCAGACAAGCCAGGGTGCTTGGAGGATTCGCCGGGGGATTTGCAGAGAGAGATTAAGGACAGACGTTGGACGTCTCTCTTTTTTCAACGTTGACCTTAAACATGGGCCAGTTACAAACATCGGAGCCAAATCGCTCCCCATTGTTGCCCCATCCTGCACCGGTATAGCCGTGAGTTGGTTGCGAACGGTCATAGTTGGTCCAATTCCCGCTACAGGGCCGGTTGAACTCAGAATAACCAAGCGTTGGGTAAGAAGAAGTTGGCCAGTGTACGGCAACGCTGAATGATGGCGAAGTCATACCGGTCTCCGGAATAATCGACGAAAAATCAAATGACCACCAAGCCTGATACTGCACCTGCTCCGTGGGAAAGAGACCGCTGAGTTCGTCCACGGGTCCGCTAGGCGGTGCAGGTAAAACAACCCGCTCCCATTCAAGAGCATTCTTATCGAGCACTTGTCGAACCGCCCATGGCGTCGCCGCTGCAGGATCTGGAGCATCATAAACTTCAAGCTCAAGGTCCAGTTGGGCCGGCAAAGAGTTGAACTCTGATTCCGCCACCAAGACCAACACCTCCACCGAGCTGATTCTCCAGCTGCCTGTTTGGTCCAAAGCAGATGTGTCGAATTCCAGATTGATGGCATCTCGTAAACCGAGCCATCCCCAAGCATCTTCGAGGTTTGAAACCTGTTCAATATCGAAAGTATTTTCTTCAGAGACGCATAACTGCTGCAGGGTATCTTTGGCACAACCGGCAGTAAGAAGTGTGAGCAACACACAAGAAAGCGCAGAACGAGTCATTTTGAATTCTCCAAAACACAAGGTCATCTCTAAGTTGAACCTCCCAAAGCCAGCTCTCAAGCGTGGTCTCGGGGTAGAAGGACCTTGTCTATTTTTTTATTAGGGCAGGCGGGGTAAACCAGAAGCTTTGGAAGATGTATAGCGAAAAGCATCGACTCACGGGTAGGTACTCGTTTGCTCCAGGAGGCCCGGCCTTCAGTCAATGGGAAAGCGGGCGCATACTCGCTTAGGTACAGCAAAGGCATTGGCATAATTGCTGGCTGGGTAATCACGCACCAACACCGGTTCGCTAAAATACCCATCGCCGGTACCGAAGAGGATCACAGTCTTCGACGGCGCCGACCATGCCAAGAGATAATTGTACCCCACAATGACATCTTGTTTACCGTCGAAATCGAAATCGAAGTTCTGGGCAGAACCGCCTACTCCCGCATGCTCTCCGCCTGATTCCTCGGCCGGATTAATATCAAATGCCTCGCGGCACATTTCCAGGTCTACTCCGTAAATAGAATTGAGCTGGGTGCCTGGGTAAAACCAAGCGCTCCCGGCATCTCCATCATCGTCTAGACCCGTGATAATATCGCCGACCCCATCGAGATCGAAATCTCCAAATAGAATGGCATTCGCGGGCGAAGCGCCACAGGTTTGGCTATTGTGGGTAAAGAGAGGATCAGATGGCGGTTCAAAGGTACCATCGCCTCGCCCAAACAATACCGTAATAGGTACATTCGCCGAGTTGCCGCCGCTGCTGATTCTCAAAATAGCAATATCGCGGTTACCATCGCCATTTACATCCACCGCATCTCTTGATTGGCGATAGCTCCACTGCCCTTCCACCCAAGAAGTCACATCCAAAGCTTCACGAACCACGAAAGCACAGCCTTCGGGGTTTAGAGGCTCGTCGGTAGCAAAACACGTCGCCGTATCGATGTTTCTTTGGTTGCTGTAAAAATGCTGAACAATGGACTCGATGAAATTTGGCCTGCTTACTTCTAAGCCTATCAAGTCGACAACCTCGTCATTATCCAAGTCTGCAATGGTGCTAAAAGGGACACGTTGCGTTTGCCCAACAAGGCGCTGCTCTAGCTCATCTGATTTCGTTCTCCAAAACCACCACACATCATACACCGTGATGTCGTCGTTTGGATTTGGATCTGCAAGGGCAATGAAATCCATTCGACCATTGTCATCAAAATCTGAAATTGCGAATTGAACATAACGGTAGGTGTCGATTCCTGTGCCGCCATATTCAAGCCCCACCTGAACAGGCTCTTCAAAAGTGCCATCACGGTTAGAAAGCATCAGGTCGATGGTGCCGGCATCATTGCGAAACAAGATAAACTCGCGCCAAGGGTCCCGTGGATAAGGATCATCAATATCGTTGATGCCATCCAAG
Proteins encoded:
- a CDS encoding methyltransferase translates to MPRLVDEKIEEYALAHSTPEHALFKELRDETYANMECPQMIAGHLVGSFLQMMIRSSGAKRIVEVGTFTGYSSMKMAEVLPEDGELITLEYDPKHADMARRYFQRCPWGDKITLMQGTALESLPQIKGPIDLSFIDADKVNYMSYYNHLVEITRPGGFIMLDNALWSGAVLEPVEESDHALARMNSLVFDDPRVHNLLLPVRDGIMIAQKHA
- a CDS encoding tetratricopeptide repeat protein — encoded protein: MSARVNKSESGLTPWNYSAGELASHDDCRGAAPTGTVTLVFTDIEGSSALWERYGEDFAPVLNMHQEIFRRGIAKFSGYEVKTEGDAFMVAFSQPAKAAEFCMDIQNKLDRAPWPHRLIGDTVYQDLSHCSSPIRGLRVRMGIHTGPVSSHRDPTTGRMDYFGPSVNRAARVSDAAHGGQILLSRATWGLVKHELTGIEYQSFGEFQLKGMREREELIQLNLQTHAPRAFPGARTTQSKQTNLATRLNDFVGRGQEQETVIDSLQNTDGFVTLLGAGGIGKTRLSQEIGRQTLGLWTGGVWFVDLSKAQSSEEMYQQLGETFGARPGSDKSDHTICKLLKAKGDCLVILDNVEQLVETLATALKNWMHQTPNTRFLITSRERLKIEGENVFFLKPLTKEDAIELFERRAKKCRPDFKITPANRADVEEIVEKLDRVSLAIELAAARIRVLSPARIASRLNERFEFLQNPQQETPERQATLGGVIDWSWKLLEPWEKMALAQCSVFTGSFTLDAAEAVVDVEAWGKAPWFLDIFQALQDKCLIFMEKSPNGENRFFMFESVRLFVMNKLSEPNSIQDEEGISQTDEQTFNSVAERFVNHYAQFGSRQSLDQLSQPEAELKLQRLAEEIGNLMTAMNRALVCGNNKMACQAFFAAVTVLKTKGQAEQIIELAQLILRQSNLNPINRLRVQIIRAGALRITGQIHRANIATNWTLGSAEKCNDKRWHAEALLEAAQLRIEEGRLQCAEDCLELAEKTFVKLNLPLRTARSLTLLGKALIQRGEYELASVTLERSLHVSREHADRLSEASTLLQLGILHLRQGRYVQTRPLLDEAQDIFELAGHLPGKMTCLFSRGELYYEERRIDLALAALEEALEISKTLQSPQWEASILGLMGATSLLLKDLSSARAKIERATTILEDLNTPHRFTFVLAYRGELDRLTGECSKAWDSLDQAAIQSGVLGTIPATSVSQAVHRLHGALSGQGDNDPTVEVSAIF
- a CDS encoding sulfatase-like hydrolase/transferase; amino-acid sequence: MNQVMSIVLCLAMALLAACKSADDAGVDQTVDTPTAFELPVVEHVVIIGIDGMGGLFFEGPTTPTLDKLMLEAAYSLTMQNVLPTSSSTNWMSMVNGQGTDGHGVYSNGWSVGESAPEDTIVKILRDQRPDSTIGVFHDWGDFGRLVEDNVADIKEDPGDENETAAAAIDFIKNTKPTLTFIHLDHVDHAGHATGWVKNNDDCLIPGGCPYVEAVEDADALVSEILTAIEDAGIQDKTAVLISADHGGMFLGHGGDTYDERCIPFIVMGPGVKPGLITRTPRIFDIPATAAALLGLDTPDAWVGRPVLDAFQGYVLPQSQNELIDYQLIQDYTRLYDDTGSGANEDLSLWRPVVPDGYHALGDVAVSGSRDAPSFSVPVIKESALALVEPIGYELLWSDEGSGSDSEDSGKGISLWHGIAPAGYTCLGVYAFTGYTQIPNTNATRCIHDDYLVAGERSMIWTDAGSGADLDAAIWSCQANTDEQVATHTFISRRSALDGGMDLCRSLTASGLRLVSGAQ
- a CDS encoding SUMF1/EgtB/PvdO family nonheme iron enzyme; the encoded protein is MNGNVAEWVWDWYNSFLINNNGDVVNGCNQIARSSKIEGPLRGDDRVKRGGDENSFVRDARSASRSPHSPDGKYNALGFRVVRTLP